Proteins encoded by one window of Hafnia alvei:
- the panM gene encoding aspartate 1-decarboxylase autocleavage activator PanM: MKLTIERLVELNSDDIRDLGKVWPEQQPEAWQAWLEAGNALFAARFNDRLLAAVKVFADKPKGFATLHDLCVREVTRRRGVGLYLIEDTLRQLPDINVWQLAASEVPSENREEMDAFMKACGFNFCELSNGEQGWQS, encoded by the coding sequence ATGAAACTCACCATTGAGCGCTTAGTAGAATTAAATTCAGACGACATCCGTGACTTGGGAAAAGTGTGGCCAGAACAGCAGCCAGAAGCATGGCAAGCGTGGCTCGAAGCGGGAAATGCCCTATTCGCCGCCCGTTTCAATGACCGACTATTAGCTGCCGTAAAGGTATTTGCCGATAAACCCAAAGGTTTCGCCACGCTGCATGACCTGTGCGTGCGTGAAGTGACCCGTCGCCGCGGCGTAGGTTTATATCTGATTGAAGATACTCTGCGTCAGTTGCCTGATATCAACGTTTGGCAATTGGCCGCAAGCGAGGTTCCAAGCGAGAACCGTGAAGAGATGGATGCTTTCATGAAGGCGTGTGGGTTTAACTTCTGCGAACTGAGCAACGGCGAACAGGGCTGGCAGAGTTAG
- the rpoH gene encoding RNA polymerase sigma factor RpoH, giving the protein MTKEMQTLTLVPQGSLEAYVRAANTYPMLTAEEEKELGERLHYEGDLDAAKQLILSHLRFVVHVARNYAGYGLPQADLIQEGNIGLMKAVRRFNPEMGVRLVSFAVHWIKAEIHEYVLRNWRIVKVATTKAQRKLFFNLRKTKQRLGWFNQDEVELVARELGVSEKDVLEMESRMAAQDMAFDMSNDDDDSSPAAPVLFLQDKSSDFANDIEDDNWDSHAADKLSLAMEGLDERSQHIIRARWLDDDNKATLQELADQYGVSAERVRQLEKNAMKKLRAAIEA; this is encoded by the coding sequence ATGACCAAAGAGATGCAAACTTTAACCTTAGTTCCTCAAGGTAGCTTGGAAGCTTACGTTCGTGCGGCCAACACCTATCCGATGCTGACAGCAGAGGAAGAGAAAGAACTGGGTGAACGACTGCATTACGAGGGTGACTTGGATGCAGCAAAACAGCTGATTCTGTCGCACCTGCGCTTTGTTGTTCATGTTGCCCGTAACTATGCCGGCTACGGGTTGCCGCAGGCAGACCTGATTCAGGAAGGTAACATCGGCCTGATGAAAGCTGTGCGTCGTTTTAACCCAGAAATGGGCGTACGACTGGTGTCCTTTGCGGTTCACTGGATCAAAGCTGAAATTCACGAATACGTGCTGCGTAACTGGCGCATCGTGAAGGTTGCGACCACCAAAGCCCAGCGTAAGCTGTTCTTCAACCTGCGTAAAACCAAGCAGCGTTTAGGCTGGTTCAATCAGGACGAAGTGGAACTGGTTGCTCGCGAGCTGGGTGTGTCTGAAAAAGACGTGCTGGAAATGGAATCGCGTATGGCCGCGCAGGACATGGCTTTTGACATGTCTAACGACGACGATGACAGCTCACCTGCTGCGCCAGTGCTATTCCTTCAGGATAAATCTTCTGATTTCGCTAACGATATCGAAGATGACAACTGGGATAGCCACGCCGCCGACAAGCTGAGCTTAGCGATGGAAGGCTTGGATGAGCGTAGCCAGCACATTATCCGTGCCCGCTGGTTAGACGACGACAACAAAGCAACGCTGCAAGAACTGGCCGATCAATACGGTGTGTCTGCAGAGCGTGTGCGTCAGCTTGAAAAGAACGCAATGAAAAAACTGCGTGCAGCAATTGAAGCTTAA
- the ftsX gene encoding permease-like cell division protein FtsX, whose product MAKAPNRSASRAKMPDKAKALRGGWREQWRYAWVNTLADMMRQPLATLLTVMVIAISLTLPSVCYLVYKNVSEAASQWYPTPQLTVYLDKALDDDAAEQVMTVLKGEEGVDKVNYLSREEALGEFRNWSGFGGALDMLEENPLPAVAIITPKMNFESSDTLNTLRDRVAAVKGVDEVRMDDSWFARLAALTGLVGQVAAMIGILMIVAVFLVIGNSVRLSIFSRRDTINVMKLIGATDGFILRPFLNGGALLGFSGAILSLILSQAMVWQLGSAVAKVASVFGTTFVLHGLGWDECLLLVLVSAMIGWIAAWLATVQHLRRFTPQ is encoded by the coding sequence ATGGCTAAGGCTCCAAATCGTTCGGCCTCGCGCGCGAAAATGCCTGACAAAGCCAAGGCGCTGCGTGGCGGTTGGCGTGAACAGTGGCGCTATGCATGGGTTAACACGCTGGCTGATATGATGCGCCAGCCGTTGGCGACTCTGCTTACGGTGATGGTTATCGCTATTTCACTAACGCTGCCCAGCGTGTGTTATCTGGTCTACAAAAACGTCAGCGAAGCGGCTTCGCAGTGGTATCCAACGCCGCAGCTAACGGTTTATCTGGATAAAGCGCTGGATGATGACGCTGCCGAACAAGTGATGACGGTGCTGAAAGGCGAAGAGGGCGTGGATAAAGTTAACTACCTCTCACGAGAAGAAGCGCTGGGCGAATTCCGCAACTGGTCTGGTTTTGGCGGCGCGCTGGATATGCTGGAAGAAAACCCGCTTCCGGCCGTGGCTATCATTACGCCAAAAATGAATTTCGAAAGCAGTGATACCCTCAACACTCTGCGCGATCGCGTGGCGGCCGTGAAAGGGGTTGATGAAGTTCGCATGGACGACAGCTGGTTTGCGCGTTTGGCTGCGCTAACTGGGCTGGTCGGGCAGGTCGCGGCGATGATCGGTATTTTGATGATTGTGGCCGTGTTCTTGGTGATTGGTAACAGCGTGCGTCTGAGCATATTCAGCCGTCGCGACACCATCAATGTGATGAAGCTGATTGGGGCGACCGACGGATTTATTCTTCGGCCATTCCTTAATGGCGGTGCGCTGTTAGGCTTTAGTGGTGCAATTCTATCGCTGATTTTGTCTCAGGCGATGGTCTGGCAGTTGGGTTCCGCGGTTGCTAAAGTCGCCTCGGTATTTGGCACCACGTTTGTGCTGCACGGTTTAGGTTGGGATGAGTGCCTATTGCTGGTGCTGGTTTCTGCCATGATTGGCTGGATTGCCGCGTGGCTGGCAACCGTCCAACATTTACGCCGATTTACACCACAATAG
- the ftsE gene encoding cell division ATP-binding protein FtsE has protein sequence MIRFEQVSKAYLGGRQALQGVDFHLRQGEMAFLTGHSGAGKSTLLKLICGIERPSAGHILFGGHDISRLRNSEVPFLRRQIGMIFQDHHLLMDRTVYDNVSMPLIISGASSEDIRRRVSAALDKVGLLDKAKNFPIQLSGGEQQRVGIARAVVNKPAVLLADEPTGNLDEALSEGILRLFEEFNRVGVTVLMATHDMGLIARRRYRMLTLSQGRMDGGISHG, from the coding sequence ATGATTCGCTTCGAACAGGTCAGTAAAGCGTATCTGGGCGGGCGTCAGGCTCTGCAAGGCGTAGATTTCCATCTACGCCAGGGCGAGATGGCGTTTCTCACCGGCCACTCAGGCGCAGGGAAAAGTACCCTGCTTAAACTGATATGTGGCATTGAGCGTCCAAGCGCAGGACATATTCTTTTTGGTGGTCATGACATCAGCCGCTTACGGAACTCAGAAGTTCCGTTTCTGCGTCGCCAGATTGGCATGATTTTCCAAGACCATCATCTGTTGATGGACCGAACGGTATACGACAACGTGTCGATGCCGCTGATTATTTCAGGTGCCAGCAGCGAAGATATTCGCCGCCGTGTCTCTGCGGCGCTGGATAAAGTGGGGTTATTGGATAAAGCCAAAAACTTCCCGATCCAGCTTTCCGGCGGTGAACAGCAGCGCGTTGGGATCGCCCGTGCGGTGGTTAACAAGCCTGCCGTGCTGTTAGCGGATGAGCCAACCGGTAACTTGGATGAGGCGCTGTCGGAAGGTATTTTGCGCCTGTTCGAAGAGTTCAACCGTGTGGGCGTTACGGTGCTGATGGCAACCCATGACATGGGGCTGATTGCGCGCCGTCGCTACCGTATGCTGACGCTCAGTCAGGGACGTATGGACGGAGGTATTTCGCATGGCTAA
- the ftsY gene encoding signal recognition particle-docking protein FtsY: MVELTQAHHEEASAPEATAEPAESEHTPVSAQTTAETIIHASEPLVNKHDNHHGGEHLEHDAEVFAEQVITLTAAAHPHVHQEPVIDEPYIEELVEQEIAEDDAIKHEPVVGESVSEPEPEAIDVIAEIARSEEVVDLDTDVVDDVEVDQADEDESHADAQPEAAVVVQHEQERPTKEGFFARLKRSLLKTKQNLGSGFFGLFRGKKIDDDLFEELEEQLLIADVGVETTNKIIKSLTEHASRKELKDAESLYGKLKEEMGEILSTVDKPLDVSGRTPFVILMVGVNGVGKTTTIGKLARQFQAEGKSVMLAAGDTFRAAAVEQLQVWGERNNIPVVAQHTGADSASVIFDAIQAAKARNIDVLLADTAGRLQNKSHLMEELKKIVRVMKKLDEDAPHEVMLTIDASTGQNAVSQAKLFNEAVGLTGITLTKLDGTAKGGVIFAVADQFGIPIRYIGVGEGIEDLRPFKADDFIEALFARED; encoded by the coding sequence ATTGTAGAGCTTACTCAGGCGCATCACGAAGAGGCATCTGCGCCGGAAGCTACCGCTGAACCGGCCGAATCTGAGCATACGCCAGTTTCCGCCCAGACAACCGCTGAAACTATTATTCATGCCAGCGAACCGCTGGTGAACAAGCACGACAATCACCACGGCGGTGAGCATCTCGAACATGATGCGGAAGTGTTTGCCGAGCAAGTGATTACGCTGACTGCAGCGGCGCATCCGCATGTTCATCAAGAACCGGTTATTGACGAGCCCTACATCGAAGAGCTGGTTGAGCAGGAAATCGCTGAAGATGATGCGATTAAACATGAGCCAGTGGTGGGGGAGTCCGTTTCCGAGCCTGAGCCTGAAGCCATCGACGTAATCGCTGAGATTGCGCGCTCGGAAGAAGTTGTCGATCTGGATACCGACGTCGTTGATGACGTAGAGGTTGATCAAGCCGATGAGGATGAATCTCACGCTGACGCGCAGCCAGAAGCTGCGGTAGTTGTTCAGCATGAACAGGAACGCCCAACGAAAGAAGGTTTCTTCGCTCGTCTCAAACGCAGCCTGCTGAAAACAAAACAAAATCTGGGTTCCGGATTTTTCGGCTTGTTCCGTGGTAAGAAAATCGACGACGATCTGTTTGAAGAGCTGGAAGAACAGTTGCTGATTGCCGATGTGGGCGTTGAAACCACTAACAAAATTATCAAATCTCTGACGGAACATGCTAGCCGTAAAGAACTCAAAGACGCAGAGTCGCTGTATGGCAAACTGAAAGAAGAGATGGGTGAGATTTTAAGCACCGTAGATAAACCGCTAGACGTCAGTGGCCGTACGCCGTTTGTCATCTTGATGGTCGGCGTTAACGGAGTGGGTAAAACCACCACGATTGGTAAGCTGGCTCGCCAGTTCCAAGCCGAAGGCAAATCTGTAATGCTCGCTGCGGGCGATACCTTCCGTGCGGCGGCGGTTGAACAGCTGCAGGTTTGGGGGGAGCGCAATAATATTCCCGTAGTTGCACAGCATACCGGCGCTGATTCTGCTTCCGTTATCTTTGATGCGATTCAAGCGGCCAAAGCACGTAATATTGATGTGTTGCTGGCCGATACCGCAGGACGCTTGCAGAACAAATCGCACTTGATGGAAGAGCTGAAGAAAATTGTTCGTGTAATGAAAAAGTTGGACGAAGATGCGCCACATGAGGTTATGCTGACGATTGATGCAAGCACCGGACAAAACGCGGTGAGTCAGGCAAAACTGTTTAACGAAGCGGTTGGTCTGACCGGTATTACGTTAACCAAGCTGGATGGCACCGCTAAAGGCGGGGTGATCTTTGCCGTGGCCGATCAGTTTGGCATTCCAATCCGCTATATCGGGGTTGGTGAAGGTATCGAAGATTTACGGCCATTCAAGGCCGACGATTTTATTGAGGCACTTTTTGCCCGTGAGGATTAA
- the rsmD gene encoding 16S rRNA (guanine(966)-N(2))-methyltransferase, with translation MAKKPASQSSGQIRIIGGLWRGRKLPVPDSPGLRPTTDRVRETLFNWLAPELNGARCLDCFAGSGALGFEAVSRYAEHATLLEADRTVATQLKKNVALIGTDKIMVQNTDALKWLSQPGTPYQVVFLDPPFRKGLLAETITLLETHGWLADEAFIYVEAEAESAAADVPANWALHREKVAGQVAYRLYTRSAS, from the coding sequence ATGGCAAAAAAACCTGCATCCCAATCCAGCGGACAAATCCGCATCATTGGCGGCCTATGGCGTGGCCGAAAACTTCCTGTGCCAGACAGTCCCGGCCTGCGCCCCACCACGGATCGCGTGCGTGAAACGCTGTTTAACTGGCTGGCTCCCGAGCTGAATGGCGCTCGCTGTCTCGATTGTTTTGCCGGCAGCGGTGCTTTGGGCTTTGAAGCCGTTTCTCGCTATGCCGAGCATGCTACGCTGCTTGAAGCCGACCGCACGGTGGCTACACAGCTCAAAAAAAATGTCGCGCTGATTGGCACCGATAAAATCATGGTGCAAAACACCGATGCGCTAAAATGGTTGTCACAGCCGGGTACGCCCTATCAGGTGGTTTTTCTCGATCCTCCCTTTAGAAAAGGGCTATTGGCAGAAACGATTACGCTGCTAGAAACACATGGCTGGCTCGCAGACGAAGCCTTTATTTACGTGGAGGCCGAAGCCGAAAGCGCAGCGGCAGATGTGCCCGCAAACTGGGCATTGCATCGCGAAAAAGTGGCGGGTCAGGTCGCTTATCGTTTATATACGCGCAGCGCGTCATAA
- a CDS encoding DUF1145 family protein yields MGINIGRLLMLCVWGFMLVNIIHPYTRPLNIFMNVALVFMVLMHGLQVTMLKTTLTKDQPKIGKWQEVRIFLFGVFELLAWQKKNTPPKK; encoded by the coding sequence ATGGGAATTAATATTGGCCGCTTGCTCATGCTGTGCGTATGGGGGTTTATGCTGGTTAACATCATCCATCCTTACACCCGCCCGCTGAATATCTTTATGAACGTGGCGCTAGTGTTTATGGTGTTGATGCACGGTTTACAGGTCACAATGCTGAAAACCACGTTAACCAAAGACCAGCCGAAGATCGGCAAATGGCAGGAAGTGCGTATTTTCCTGTTTGGCGTTTTTGAACTGCTGGCTTGGCAGAAAAAGAATACTCCGCCGAAGAAATAA
- a CDS encoding DUF2500 domain-containing protein, which translates to MSKPPLIFVVIVAVIVVFAAQRFMQQRRQNAINDAAPLSTQQVEVSAKREFPAPNRRSRQREVIAGEDMRYEVYFQPIMGGSELKFVVPEKTYHQIDKGARGTLSTQGTRFVSFEPQA; encoded by the coding sequence ATGAGTAAACCACCGCTGATATTCGTCGTGATCGTTGCTGTTATTGTGGTATTTGCTGCCCAACGCTTCATGCAGCAACGCCGTCAAAATGCCATTAACGATGCCGCACCGCTGAGCACTCAACAGGTTGAAGTGAGCGCTAAGCGCGAGTTTCCTGCGCCCAATCGGCGTTCACGCCAGCGCGAAGTGATTGCGGGTGAAGATATGCGTTATGAGGTTTATTTCCAGCCAATAATGGGGGGAAGTGAGCTGAAGTTTGTCGTACCGGAAAAAACCTATCATCAGATAGACAAAGGTGCGCGCGGTACACTCAGCACGCAGGGCACGCGCTTCGTGAGTTTTGAACCACAGGCGTAA
- a CDS encoding DUF1820 family protein — MSGQAPLYRIQFMNNGKNYQLYVREIVQSNLFGFLEIADFVFDTQSAVLVDPSEEKLKNEFSGVERSYIPIQAVIRIDAVTERGSARISDLGDNVTVFPYLPGKKP; from the coding sequence ATGTCTGGTCAAGCGCCTTTATACCGAATTCAGTTTATGAACAACGGTAAAAACTATCAGCTTTACGTGCGTGAAATTGTACAAAGCAATTTGTTTGGTTTTCTCGAAATCGCCGATTTTGTTTTTGATACCCAAAGCGCCGTGTTGGTCGATCCTTCAGAAGAGAAGTTGAAGAACGAATTCTCTGGCGTAGAGCGCAGCTATATTCCTATTCAGGCCGTTATTCGCATTGATGCCGTCACCGAACGCGGCAGCGCACGAATCTCTGATTTAGGCGATAATGTCACCGTCTTCCCTTATCTCCCCGGCAAAAAACCATGA
- a CDS encoding lysoplasmalogenase: MSWAFLAVLFSGWLFVDASYRGPRWQRWVFKPVTLLLLLLLAWSAPNIQASGYLILLGLLATLAADALLLLPRERVLYAIGAFFLSHLLYTISFASALTVSFYLPMLAVLIIIGIALIATIWTRLDDMRWPVVTYIAMTLLMVWMAGDQYFARGTDFGFSLLVGASLLLLSNVVWLVNRYRFTFRAADAIIAASYFAGHFLIVRSLYL, from the coding sequence ATGAGTTGGGCTTTTCTTGCAGTTTTATTTTCTGGCTGGCTATTTGTTGATGCCAGCTATCGTGGCCCGCGCTGGCAACGTTGGGTCTTCAAACCCGTCACCCTGCTGTTACTGCTTTTGCTGGCATGGAGCGCGCCCAATATTCAGGCCAGCGGCTATTTGATTCTACTTGGCCTGCTCGCCACACTTGCCGCTGATGCGCTGTTATTGCTGCCACGCGAGCGCGTGCTGTATGCCATTGGCGCGTTTTTCTTATCACATCTTCTGTACACCATCAGCTTCGCCAGTGCCTTAACGGTCTCGTTCTATCTGCCGATGTTGGCGGTATTAATCATTATCGGGATTGCTTTGATAGCCACCATCTGGACGCGTTTAGACGATATGCGCTGGCCAGTGGTGACCTATATTGCGATGACGCTGTTGATGGTGTGGATGGCTGGCGATCAATACTTTGCACGCGGCACCGATTTTGGTTTCTCACTGTTGGTGGGAGCATCGCTATTGCTGTTGTCTAACGTGGTATGGCTGGTCAATCGTTATCGCTTCACTTTCCGCGCCGCCGACGCCATTATCGCCGCCAGCTATTTTGCCGGTCATTTCCTGATTGTGCGTTCGTTGTATTTGTAA
- a CDS encoding D-serine ammonia-lyase translates to MNTFEIEHLVEQYPLVKKLINLDAVTWFNPNTTTLAEGLPYVGLTQDDVTQAEARLKRFAPYLCLAFPETQKTHGIIESEVVAIPEMQAALEQRYQQKIAGQLMLKKDSHLPISGSIKARGGIYEVLTHAEKLAIEAGMLSEDDDYSVLYSDKFRQFFSQYSIAVGSTGNLGMSIGIMSAKLGFSVSVHMSADARAWKKQKLREHGVNVVEYAQDYGVAVAQGRKEAESDPHCFFIDDENSRTLFLGYAVAGGRLRQQFSQMNIHVDAEHPLFVYLPCGVGGGPGGVAFGLKLAFGDNVHCFFAEPTHSPCMLLGIHTGLHDEISVQDIGIDNITAADGLAVGRASGFVGRAMERLLDGLYTLSDQEMYNLLGLLNQQQGIQLEPSALAGMPGAARVCGDAQYLQSHGLDAQKMQNATHLVWATGGGMVPADEMAKYLSAAKV, encoded by the coding sequence ATGAATACGTTTGAAATTGAACATTTGGTTGAACAATATCCATTGGTTAAAAAGCTGATTAACTTAGATGCAGTTACATGGTTTAACCCAAATACCACCACGTTGGCTGAGGGGCTTCCTTACGTTGGTTTGACGCAGGATGACGTTACGCAGGCGGAAGCGCGCCTTAAACGATTTGCGCCATACCTTTGCTTAGCGTTCCCAGAAACGCAAAAAACGCACGGTATTATTGAGTCAGAAGTCGTTGCGATCCCGGAGATGCAGGCTGCGTTGGAACAGCGCTATCAGCAAAAAATTGCTGGTCAGCTGATGCTGAAAAAAGACAGTCATTTGCCTATCTCTGGGTCGATCAAAGCGCGTGGCGGGATTTATGAAGTGCTTACCCACGCTGAAAAGCTGGCCATTGAAGCGGGAATGCTGTCAGAAGATGATGACTACAGCGTGCTGTATTCCGACAAGTTCCGCCAATTCTTTAGCCAATACAGTATTGCGGTAGGCTCTACTGGTAATTTAGGCATGTCGATCGGCATTATGAGCGCCAAACTTGGCTTCAGCGTTAGTGTGCATATGTCGGCTGATGCGCGAGCGTGGAAAAAGCAAAAACTGCGTGAGCACGGCGTGAATGTGGTGGAGTATGCGCAGGATTATGGCGTGGCCGTTGCTCAAGGGCGCAAAGAGGCGGAATCAGATCCTCATTGTTTCTTTATTGATGATGAAAATTCACGCACGCTATTTTTAGGTTATGCCGTTGCCGGTGGGCGTTTACGCCAACAGTTTAGCCAAATGAATATTCACGTTGATGCCGAACATCCGCTGTTTGTTTATCTGCCGTGCGGCGTTGGTGGTGGCCCTGGCGGAGTGGCATTTGGCCTGAAATTAGCCTTTGGCGACAACGTGCATTGCTTCTTTGCAGAGCCGACTCATTCACCGTGTATGCTTCTGGGTATTCATACAGGCCTGCATGATGAAATTTCAGTTCAGGATATTGGGATCGACAATATCACCGCCGCCGATGGTTTAGCCGTGGGACGTGCGTCCGGCTTTGTTGGGCGAGCGATGGAGCGCCTGCTTGATGGTCTGTATACCTTAAGCGATCAGGAAATGTATAACCTGTTGGGACTTTTAAATCAGCAGCAAGGTATTCAGCTAGAACCTTCGGCGCTGGCGGGAATGCCGGGAGCAGCACGAGTCTGTGGGGATGCTCAATATCTACAGAGCCACGGATTAGACGCACAGAAAATGCAAAATGCGACTCACTTGGTATGGGCAACGGGTGGAGGCATGGTGCCAGCAGATGAGATGGCGAAATATCTTTCTGCGGCGAAAGTGTAG
- the dsdX gene encoding D-serine transporter DsdX: MSSQIWVVGTLLTSIIIIILTIVKFKIHPFLALLLASFYVGVLMGMNPLEMVNAIEGGIGGTLGFLAAVIGLGTILGKMMEVSGAAERIGITLQKCRWLSPDVIMVLVGLVCGITLFVEVGVVLLIPLAFSIAKKTHTSLLKLAIPLCTALMAVHCVVPPHPAALYVTNALGADIGTVIVYGLLVGLVASLIGGPLFLKFVGHRLPFKHVPAAFSELEVRREEDLPSLGATLFTVLLPIVLMLIKTAAELNMTKGSALYNFFEFIGNPITAMFIAAFVAYYVLGIRQHMGMGKLLSKTEDGFSSIANILLIIGAGGAFNGILKASGLADTLAVLLSNMHMHPILLAWLVAIILHAAVGSATVAMMGATAIVAPVLPLYPNVSPEIITLAIGSGAIGCTIVTDSLFWLVKQYCGATLSETFKYYTVATFIASLIALGTTFLLSYIV, from the coding sequence ATGAGCTCGCAAATTTGGGTCGTTGGAACGCTATTAACAAGCATCATAATAATTATATTAACCATCGTTAAATTTAAGATTCACCCATTTTTAGCACTACTGCTGGCCAGTTTTTATGTCGGCGTGTTAATGGGAATGAACCCGTTGGAAATGGTGAATGCCATTGAAGGTGGGATTGGTGGAACCTTAGGCTTTTTAGCCGCCGTGATTGGTCTGGGAACTATTCTGGGCAAAATGATGGAGGTTTCTGGTGCCGCTGAGCGTATCGGCATTACGTTGCAAAAATGCCGTTGGTTATCACCAGACGTCATTATGGTTTTAGTTGGCTTGGTATGCGGTATTACGCTGTTTGTGGAAGTGGGTGTGGTGTTGCTGATCCCTCTGGCATTCTCAATTGCTAAAAAGACCCACACTTCTTTGCTGAAGCTGGCAATCCCGCTGTGTACCGCATTAATGGCCGTGCATTGCGTTGTCCCTCCGCATCCGGCGGCATTGTATGTGACCAATGCGTTAGGCGCTGATATTGGAACCGTCATTGTATACGGCCTGTTGGTGGGTCTTGTGGCTTCGCTGATCGGTGGCCCGCTATTTTTGAAGTTTGTCGGTCATCGCCTTCCGTTTAAACACGTTCCTGCCGCGTTTTCTGAGCTGGAAGTGCGCCGAGAAGAGGATCTACCATCGTTGGGCGCCACGTTATTTACCGTGCTGCTGCCGATTGTGCTGATGCTGATCAAGACGGCGGCCGAACTCAATATGACCAAGGGTTCAGCGCTGTATAACTTCTTTGAATTCATTGGTAACCCGATTACGGCGATGTTTATCGCTGCCTTCGTTGCCTATTACGTTTTAGGCATCCGTCAGCATATGGGCATGGGTAAACTGCTGAGCAAAACGGAAGATGGTTTCTCTTCAATTGCTAACATTTTGCTGATTATCGGTGCGGGCGGCGCATTTAACGGCATTCTTAAAGCCAGTGGCCTTGCTGATACTTTGGCGGTGCTGCTCTCCAATATGCATATGCATCCAATTTTGCTGGCTTGGTTGGTGGCGATCATTCTTCATGCCGCAGTGGGTTCTGCCACGGTGGCCATGATGGGGGCCACAGCGATTGTTGCGCCGGTATTGCCGCTTTATCCCAACGTGAGCCCTGAAATTATCACGCTAGCCATTGGCTCTGGTGCGATTGGCTGCACCATCGTCACCGACTCCCTGTTTTGGCTGGTTAAGCAATACTGTGGTGCAACGCTGAGTGAGACATTTAAATATTACACAGTGGCGACTTTCATCGCGTCGCTGATCGCTTTAGGCACGACTTTCCTACTCTCTTATATCGTTTAA
- the dsdC gene encoding DNA-binding transcriptional regulator DsdC: protein MFEHSKYIARNKLLNGYQLSKLYTFEVAARHESFALAAEELSISPSAVSHRINQLEEELGFKLFQRFHRRIALTPEGERVFWALKSSLSYLNQEILEIKSQELSGTLTVYSRPSIAQCWLVPKLADFAKQYPAISLNILTGNEMVNFNGAGIDLAIYFDDKPPETLSCQHLMNESMIPVCSPEYAKQHDLVGKPFNLRQSTLLHDRQAWSYDSNESEWHSWARNFNVDIAEDQRSMGFDRSDLAVIAAMNHVGIAMGRKNLVNKRLESQELIAPFPEFEMQCEQRYYISTLSERQWPKINAFVQWLKTMAGNTEG, encoded by the coding sequence ATGTTCGAGCATTCAAAATACATCGCACGTAACAAACTGCTTAATGGCTATCAGCTATCAAAACTCTATACCTTTGAGGTTGCGGCCAGACATGAGTCTTTTGCGCTCGCGGCGGAAGAGTTATCGATAAGCCCTAGCGCCGTTAGCCATCGCATCAATCAGCTTGAAGAAGAGTTGGGATTTAAGCTATTCCAACGATTTCATCGCCGTATTGCGCTCACGCCTGAAGGAGAGCGGGTATTTTGGGCGCTAAAATCTTCTCTCAGCTATCTCAATCAAGAAATTCTTGAGATAAAAAGCCAGGAGCTGTCGGGAACGCTGACGGTTTATTCTCGCCCCTCGATCGCGCAATGTTGGCTGGTGCCTAAACTGGCTGATTTTGCTAAACAATATCCGGCGATCAGCTTAAACATTTTAACCGGCAACGAGATGGTTAACTTCAACGGCGCGGGAATCGATCTGGCGATTTATTTTGATGATAAACCGCCTGAAACCCTGTCATGCCAGCACCTGATGAATGAGTCAATGATACCGGTGTGTAGCCCTGAATATGCCAAACAGCACGATCTCGTTGGCAAGCCATTTAATCTGCGCCAAAGCACGTTGCTGCACGATCGTCAGGCCTGGAGCTATGACTCCAACGAAAGTGAATGGCATTCATGGGCGCGGAATTTTAACGTTGATATCGCTGAAGATCAGCGAAGTATGGGGTTTGATCGTTCCGATCTGGCGGTGATCGCTGCAATGAACCATGTGGGTATTGCGATGGGGCGTAAAAATCTGGTGAACAAGCGGCTTGAGAGCCAAGAGTTAATTGCGCCCTTCCCAGAGTTTGAAATGCAGTGCGAGCAACGCTACTACATTTCAACTCTTTCGGAGCGCCAGTGGCCAAAGATCAACGCTTTTGTTCAATGGCTTAAAACGATGGCGGGCAATACTGAAGGTTAA